Proteins from one Nicotiana tabacum cultivar K326 chromosome 23, ASM71507v2, whole genome shotgun sequence genomic window:
- the LOC107802826 gene encoding F-box/kelch-repeat protein At3g23880-like, whose translation MEETSTVLAQELSNLPREIIFEILLRLPVKSLSKFRSVSKSWLSLLSSPLFNKTHVNFSLNNPKMSDYRLAVVASVSKLGRICNIYNIGFGKDSFFNVVKHGNPAKYLSLSAKILGSCNGLICLTSDKFTLMLFNPCTGNFNVFPDSMLKDNSGGCYVRYGFGYDVSNEDYKVVKIFSFPKTEGRYENMVKVYSLKAKSWSIIEGFNSGNINGKLGVFVNGALHWEACYSYCSSDSWAIVTLDLAEMKYGKIALPSYEDEGIYWTLGVSRGYLVACCNYEPKRADIWVMKEYGVEKSWTKLVTISLPLDRRDYVSPLFVTENGDEVLLQFGAELTRYNSRNASFKRLDDFMSGDFRQVQVITYLETLASPHI comes from the coding sequence ATGGAGGAAACATCAACAGTTTTGGCCCAAGAATTATCAAACCTTCCACGAGAAATCATCTTTGAAATTCTATTGAGATTACCTGTCAAATCCCTCTCGAAATTCAGGTCTGTTTCAAAATCATGGCTTTCTTTACTCTCATCTCCTCTATTCAACAAAACCCATGTCAATTTTTCCTTAAACAACCCCAAAATGTCTGATTATAGACTTGCTGTAGTAGCCTCAGTTTCTAAGTTGGGCAGAATCTGCAATATTTACAACATAGGGTTTGGAAAAGATTCATTTTTTAATGTGGTTAAACATGGTAATCCTGCTAAATATTTATCTCTCTCTGCTAAGATTTTGGGTTCTTGCAATGGGTTAATTTGTTTAACTAGTGATAAATTTACACTAATGCTATTCAACCCATGTACTGGAAATTTTAATGTATTTCCTGATTCGATGCTGAAAGATAATAGTGGTGGTTGTTATGTTAGATATGGATTTGGTTATGATGTATCTAATGAAGATTATAAGGTTGTGAAAATCTTTAGTTTTCCTAAAACTGAGGGAAGATATGAGAACATGGTTAAGGTTTATAGCTTAAAGGCTAAATCTTGGTCAATTATTGAGGGTTTCAATAGTGGTAATATAAATGGAAAGTTGGGTGTGTTTGTTAATGGGGCTCTTCATTGGGAAGCATGTTATAGTTATTGTTCGAGTGATTCTTGGGCGATTGTTACTTTGGATTTGGCTGAAATGAAATATGGGAAAATAGCTTTGCCGAGTTATGAAGATGAAGGTATTTATTGGACCTTAGGTGTTTCAAGAGGGTATTTAGTTGCTTGTTGCAACTATGAACCAAAAAGGGCTGATATATGGGTGATGAAGGAGTATGGTGTCGAGAAATCTTGGACTAAATTGGTTACCATCTCATTACCCCTTGATCGTAGGGATTATGTCTCACCGTTGTTTGTGACAGAGAATGGTGATGAAGTTTTGCTGCAGTTTGGTGCAGAGCTAACACGGTACAATTCAAGGAATGCGTCATTCAAACGACTAGACGATTTCATGTCAGGTGATTTTCGTCAAGTTCAGGTGATAACCTACTTAGAGACTCTTGCTTCACCTCATATTTAG
- the LOC107802824 gene encoding expansin-B3, with the protein MESSNCPRCHFARFGCVVVVVVVFFAVDIASAGSLQRVKDPHWHTASATWYGSPNGDGSTGGACGYGSMVDVKPFRARVGAVSSILFKNGEGCGACYKVKCLDKSICSKRAATVIITDESPALTKGRVHFDLSGSAFGRMAVKGNSGNLRNRGKISIIYRRTPCVYPGKNIAFHVNAGSTAYWLSLLVEFEDGDGDIGSMHIREARSNQWLKMTHLWGANWCIIGGPLQGPFSVKLTTLSKRRTLSARDVIPSKWSPKATYTSRLNFSK; encoded by the exons ATGGAATCTAGTAATTGCCCAAGATGTCATTTCGCCCGTTTTGGTTGTGTCGTGGTTGTGGTTGTGGTTTTTTTCGCCGTCGACATTGCTTCTGCCGGCAGTCTACAACGTGTTAAAGACCCACATTGGCACACTGCCTCAGCCACTTGGTACGGCAGTCCCAACGGTGATGGTAGTACCG GTGGGGCATGTGGGTACGGGTCTATGGTGGACGTGAAGCCATTCAGGGCAAGAGTAGGGGCCGTGAGTTCGATTTTATTCAAAAATGGCGAAGGTTGTGGTGCGTGTTACAAGGTAAAATGCTTGGACAAATCCATTTGCAGTAAAAGAGCCGCGACAGTTATTATTACAGATGAATCTCCAGCATTGACCAAAGGCCGAGTTCATTTCGACCTTAGTGGCTCGGCCTTTGGTCGCATGGCTGTTAAAGGAAATAGCGGCAATCTGCGCAACCGTGGTAAAATCTCCATCATTTACCGTCG GACTCCGTGCGTTTATCCTGGAAAGAACATTGCCTTTCATGTCAATGCAGGATCAACAGCTTATTGGCTCTCTCTTTTGGTAGAGTTTGAGGATGGAGATGGCGATATTGGATCCATGCATATTAGAGAG GCAAGGTCCAATCAATGGTTAAAGATGACACACCTATGGGGAGCAAATTGGTGCATTATTGGTGGACCATTACAAGGACCATTTTCAGTGAAGTTAACAAcactctcaaaaagaagaacTCTCTCTGCAAGAGATGTTATTCCAAGCAAATGGTCTCCTAAAGCCACTTATACTTCTCGACTTAATTTCTCTAAGTAA